GAAGTGCGTTCGTAAATGCCTTGCAAGTGAGAAAGCACATGTGGCATGGCAGCATTCTCAAACACAGCGTTATTCCAACCGCTGGGACGGGAATAATCACGGTAAAAACCCCTTAAGTAAGCATAAAGCCAATCAACACCACGTAAACGAGCAACAAGACTCAAATCCGGAGGACTGGCCTGCCAAAACCATTCTTTACCTTCCTCTTTTGTCATTGCGCTTACCATCTCGTCAGCTAAGCCTGCTTCATTGTGAATAAGAAAATCTTCAATTTGCCCACCGCTAATTTTTAAATCTTCTGCCAAGCGACCGTAACGCATATATTTCACACTATGACAACCTTGACAATAATTGGCAAATGCGGCGGCACCGCGTTGCACGGATTCGATATCGTTATAATCAATAGGTGCTTGCGACAGAACAGTTTTGCCACCTGCTCCCCACGCTGGCAGCAACGGAAACAACAACAAAAAACAAATCAGAAAACGCGCAAATACCATACTTGTATTTTTATCGCACTCTAGTCGGAGGTGTTTGCACTTTATCCATTTTTGTGTAAAACGGCATCAAGATAATAAAGCCAAAATACATAACGGAAAATATTTGTGCGGAAAGTTGCCGTCCCGCACTCGGAGGCAATGCACCTAAAACTCCTAATCCAACGAAGCTCACCACAAAAACCAACAAAGCTGATTTATAAAGCCAGCCCCGATAACGAATGGAACGTACCAAACCGCCATCAAGCCATGGCAGGAAAAAAAACAAAACAATTGACAAACCCATCGCCAAAACTCCCCAAACTTGAGTACCTAAAAAAGGTGGCACTGCGCGCAAAATCGCATAGTAAGGCGTGAAATACCAAACTGGCGCAATATGCTCGGGCGTTTTCAAAGGATTTGCTGGCTCAAAATTAGGATATTCCAAGAAAAACCCTCCCATTTCTGGCGCAAAAAACACAACCGCCGCAAAGAGACAAAGAAAAACCACAGCACAAAAAGTATCCTTAACGGTGTAATAAGGGTGAAACGGTATTCCATCAAGTGGAAGTCCACTGTTGGAATCTTTTTGCTCTTTTATCTCCACACCATCGGGATTATTAGAGCCAACCTGATGAAGCGCAATAATGTGCAAAAAAACTAGAACAATGATAAAAAGCGGAATCGCCGCAACGTGGAGTGCAAAAAATCGATTTAACGTAACATCCGAAATAGCGTAATCACCGCGAATAGTCACGGAAAGCCACTCTCCTATTCCCGGAATCGTAGAAAAAAGGTTAACGATAACCTGCGCCCCCCAGAAGGAGGTCTGTCCCCAAGGCAACAAATACCCCATAAAAGCTTCGGCCATCAAAGCCAGAAAAATCAACATCCCTAAAATCCATATTAATTCTCGTGGCGCACGATATGAACCATATATGAGAGCACGAAACATGTGTAAATATACAACAATAAAGAAAAATGAGGCCCCAGTTGAATGAATGTATCGTATTAGCCATCCCCACTGAACATCCCGCATGATATATTCAACAGAGGCAAACGCCCGTTCAGCATCAGGCTTATAGTTCATGGTTAGAAATATGCCGCTAACAATTTGCACTACCAGCATCAAAATTGATAAGGCGCCAAATACGTACCATATATTAAAATTTTTGGGGGCATAATACTCGGTAAGGTGTTTCCGAACCGTCTCACGCCATGGAATACGCTTATCCAGCCAATCACCAATAGCAGTGGTGTTTTTCACGTTGACAAATTAAGCGATTGAAGCGTCCATGCCAATAACAATGTTACCGTCATTGTCATAATGGTGAGGTGGGATAAAAAGATTCTTGGGTGCCGGACTGCCCTTCACCACCCTTCCAGCAAAATCAAAAAAAGAACCATGGCAAGCGCATAAAAATCCCTTTTTCGCCTCTCCAGGTGAACATCCCAAATGAGTACATAAGCCAACTGCGACGAAATATTCGGGGTTAATTGAGCGAGTTTTGTTTTTACAATATTCTGGCTGTTGAGCATTTTCCGACGAAGGATCTAAAAGATTTTCTTCGTTTTTATTTTCTAAGCTTTCTATCATAAATTCATTACGCCGCAGTATCCATATTGGCTTTTGCCTCCATAGAACAACCTTCATAGTGCCTTCGTCAATATCCTTCAGCGACACAGTAACAGGAGCCCCAGCAGCCTGCGTCCGCCTACTAGGGCGAAGGCTCGAAAAAAAAGGAGCCAAAATTGACAGTCCTCCAACTCCTCCCACAACGGAGGATACATTTAGAAGAACACGACGTCCAGTATTAACTGTACTTTTTTTGCCGCCATCTAAATCTGGCGCACTCTTCTCTTTCATTAAGTCTTCTGAAGTTTTTTACTTTTTCTTAACAAGAATGACTGGGTAAGTCTCATCTACCCCACCATCACTGGAAAGCTTTTGTCCTACCTTAACAACAAACTTTGAATTATTGGCATGATCAATTCCCACAATCTCTCCAGTCCCAGATTTTAAAACAGAAACCTCAGAAATATTTTCTCTGCTAAAAAAATCATTCTGCTCTTGAGAAGTATAAGACTCTCCGTTTAACCACAATACTGCTTGTTTTTTATTATTATTGTAAATAAAAGCATTAACGCGTATATCTTCAGTTCGTCCTTGTTCGGGCGCTTCATTTACAGTTGAAAAAATTTCCTCCACTAATATCAGTGGGATAAATTCATCTAACTGCAGTGATTCTTCAGCAACCGCACCTTGACGAATAGCTTCCAATATGCGTCTTTGTTCAGCAGTAAAAAAAAGCGCTGGCATATTAGGAGCGCTGTCTATCTTAATTCCGGCGTTCACCCCTTGTTTCTCGTCAGAAACATTTTGAGCAAAACAGGAATAGTTAACAATTGCACAACCGAAAAAGATTATAAATCTAAAACTACTAGCGATATTGTTCATATTAATACTCCCATGTGTACGTGTTTTCATTGGGAAAGCGCAGCAGATTGGGAATCACTAGCACCACCCACGCTTATTTCTCTGTCCGGATCATTCACCCAATACCAAGCAACGGTACAATTAGCTTTCATATTTTCTC
This genomic interval from Candidatus Persebacteraceae bacterium Df01 contains the following:
- a CDS encoding cytochrome bc complex cytochrome b subunit, which codes for MGDWLDKRIPWRETVRKHLTEYYAPKNFNIWYVFGALSILMLVVQIVSGIFLTMNYKPDAERAFASVEYIMRDVQWGWLIRYIHSTGASFFFIVVYLHMFRALIYGSYRAPRELIWILGMLIFLALMAEAFMGYLLPWGQTSFWGAQVIVNLFSTIPGIGEWLSVTIRGDYAISDVTLNRFFALHVAAIPLFIIVLVFLHIIALHQVGSNNPDGVEIKEQKDSNSGLPLDGIPFHPYYTVKDTFCAVVFLCLFAAVVFFAPEMGGFFLEYPNFEPANPLKTPEHIAPVWYFTPYYAILRAVPPFLGTQVWGVLAMGLSIVLFFFLPWLDGGLVRSIRYRGWLYKSALLVFVVSFVGLGVLGALPPSAGRQLSAQIFSVMYFGFIILMPFYTKMDKVQTPPTRVR
- the petA gene encoding ubiquinol-cytochrome c reductase iron-sulfur subunit, with the protein product MKEKSAPDLDGGKKSTVNTGRRVLLNVSSVVGGVGGLSILAPFFSSLRPSRRTQAAGAPVTVSLKDIDEGTMKVVLWRQKPIWILRRNEFMIESLENKNEENLLDPSSENAQQPEYCKNKTRSINPEYFVAVGLCTHLGCSPGEAKKGFLCACHGSFFDFAGRVVKGSPAPKNLFIPPHHYDNDGNIVIGMDASIA
- a CDS encoding cytochrome c1; translation: MVFARFLICFLLLFPLLPAWGAGGKTVLSQAPIDYNDIESVQRGAAAFANYCQGCHSVKYMRYGRLAEDLKISGGQIEDFLIHNEAGLADEMVSAMTKEEGKEWFWQASPPDLSLVARLRGVDWLYAYLRGFYRDYSRPSGWNNAVFENAAMPHVLSHLQGIYERTSDGTVKQIRPGKMSVVAYDAMIADVVGFLAYAGEPTRAQRIKTGYLVMAFLLLFLLIVYFLYREYWKDIH